A single region of the Bacteroides luhongzhouii genome encodes:
- a CDS encoding BamA/TamA family outer membrane protein translates to MIMNTRQNRLIIFAILLLTQTPLGAQLHSTKIELPEDSVLVTMEDSVPAKRNFFKKFLDYFNDANKEKKNKKFDFSVIGGPHYSSDTKFGLGLVAAGLYRTDRIDSLLPPSNVSLYGDVSTVGFYLLGVRGNHLFPQDKYRLNYNLYFYSFPSLYWGRGYDNGANSDNESDYKRFQAQVKVDFMFRLAKNFYIGPMAIFDYIDGRDFDKPELWEGMAARTTNTSLGLSLLYDSRDFLTNASHGYYLRIDQRFSPAFLGNKYAFSSTELTTSYYQPVWKGGVLAGQFHTLLTYGDTPWGLMATLGSSYSMRGYYEGRYRDKGAMDAQIELRQHVWKRNGVAVWAGAGTIFPRLSEFTSKHILPNYGFGYRWEFKKRVNVRLDLGFGKHQTGFIFNINEAF, encoded by the coding sequence ATGATTATGAATACTAGACAGAACAGGCTAATCATATTCGCGATTTTGTTATTGACACAAACCCCATTGGGCGCGCAGCTGCATTCTACTAAAATTGAACTGCCGGAGGATTCTGTACTTGTAACCATGGAAGATTCTGTTCCGGCAAAGCGCAACTTCTTCAAAAAGTTTCTTGATTACTTCAATGACGCCAATAAGGAAAAGAAGAATAAAAAGTTTGATTTCAGTGTGATAGGCGGTCCTCACTATTCCAGTGACACCAAGTTCGGGCTCGGACTGGTTGCGGCCGGACTATATCGCACCGATCGGATTGATTCGCTTCTTCCTCCCTCCAATGTTTCTCTTTACGGAGATGTGTCGACTGTCGGCTTCTACCTGTTGGGAGTCCGTGGGAACCATCTGTTTCCGCAAGACAAATACCGCTTGAATTACAATCTCTATTTCTATTCTTTCCCCAGCCTGTATTGGGGACGGGGATATGACAATGGAGCCAACTCTGATAATGAAAGCGATTATAAACGCTTTCAGGCACAGGTGAAAGTCGATTTTATGTTTCGACTGGCAAAGAACTTCTACATCGGCCCGATGGCCATATTCGATTATATTGATGGGCGGGACTTTGATAAACCGGAACTATGGGAAGGAATGGCGGCACGGACTACCAATACCAGTCTGGGACTTTCCCTCCTTTACGATTCACGTGATTTCCTGACAAATGCATCTCACGGCTATTACTTGCGGATAGACCAGCGATTCAGCCCGGCTTTTCTCGGCAATAAATATGCTTTTAGCAGCACAGAACTGACTACCAGCTATTATCAGCCGGTATGGAAAGGCGGAGTGTTGGCAGGACAATTCCATACATTGCTTACCTATGGCGATACCCCGTGGGGATTGATGGCAACGCTGGGAAGCTCTTACTCCATGCGCGGATATTACGAAGGACGCTATCGGGACAAGGGAGCAATGGATGCGCAAATAGAACTCCGGCAGCACGTCTGGAAACGGAATGGAGTAGCTGTATGGGCAGGAGCGGGAACGATTTTTCCACGACTTTCCGAGTTTACTTCGAAGCATATTCTGCCTAATTATGGTTTCGGTTATCGTTGGGAATTTAAGAAGAGAGTAAATGTACGTTTGGATTTAGGGTTTGGCAAACACCAGACCGGATTTATTTTTAATATCAATGAAGCTTTTTAA
- a CDS encoding threonine aldolase family protein, with protein MRSFASDNNSGVHPLVMEALNRANIDHSLGYGDDKWTEEAVAKIEETFTPNCVPLFVFNGTGSNVVALQLMTRPYHSIFCAETAHIYVDECGSPVKMTGCQIRPIATPDGKLTPDLMQPYLHGFGDQHHSQPRALYISQCTELGTIYTPEELKRLTDFAHLNGMYVHMDGARIANACAALNLSLKELTVDCGVDILSFGGTKNGLMMGECVIVFNEDLQSEARFIRKQSAQLASKMRYLSCQFTAYLTDDLWLKNASHANAMAAKLRAELEKLPEVTFTQKAESNQLFLTMPRPVIDRMLKSYFFYFWNEEKDEIRLVTSFDTTEEDVDEFIRLLKR; from the coding sequence ATGAGAAGTTTTGCCTCTGACAATAATTCCGGTGTGCATCCGTTGGTAATGGAAGCTTTGAACCGGGCCAATATAGACCATTCTTTAGGATATGGCGATGACAAATGGACGGAAGAAGCCGTAGCGAAGATTGAAGAAACCTTCACCCCGAACTGTGTTCCCTTGTTTGTATTCAACGGAACAGGCAGCAATGTGGTAGCATTGCAGCTGATGACCCGCCCGTATCATTCCATCTTTTGCGCGGAAACTGCTCATATCTATGTAGATGAGTGTGGCTCTCCCGTGAAAATGACAGGTTGTCAGATTCGTCCGATTGCTACTCCCGACGGTAAACTTACCCCGGATTTGATGCAACCTTACCTGCACGGTTTTGGCGATCAACACCATTCGCAACCCAGAGCTCTCTACATCTCCCAATGCACCGAACTTGGTACCATCTACACTCCCGAAGAGTTGAAACGCCTGACTGACTTTGCCCATCTGAATGGTATGTATGTACACATGGACGGAGCCAGAATAGCCAATGCCTGTGCCGCCCTGAATCTTTCCCTTAAAGAACTGACGGTGGATTGCGGAGTCGATATTCTTAGTTTCGGCGGAACAAAGAACGGACTGATGATGGGAGAGTGCGTGATTGTATTTAATGAAGACCTGCAATCGGAAGCCCGTTTCATCCGGAAGCAATCCGCCCAGCTCGCTTCGAAGATGCGTTACCTCTCTTGCCAGTTTACGGCATATCTCACAGACGACCTTTGGTTGAAGAATGCCAGTCACGCCAATGCGATGGCTGCCAAACTTCGTGCGGAATTAGAGAAATTGCCCGAAGTCACTTTTACTCAAAAGGCCGAGAGCAACCAACTATTCCTCACCATGCCCCGCCCGGTTATCGACCGGATGCTGAAGTCTTATTTCTTTTATTTCTGGAACGAAGAGAAGGATGAAATCCGCTTGGTAACTTCTTTTGATACGACAGAAGAAGATGTAGACGAGTTTATAAGACTTTTGAAACGTTAA
- a CDS encoding winged helix-turn-helix domain-containing protein yields MNRNEIGINAGKVWQLLSNNEKWSYGLLKRKSGLKDKELGAALGWLSRESKIEFDQCDEELYVYLCVNVYIG; encoded by the coding sequence ATGAACAGAAATGAAATCGGTATAAATGCCGGTAAGGTTTGGCAACTGCTTAGCAATAACGAAAAGTGGAGCTACGGACTTCTGAAGAGAAAATCCGGGTTGAAAGATAAAGAACTGGGTGCCGCTTTAGGGTGGTTGTCGAGAGAGAGTAAGATTGAGTTCGATCAGTGTGATGAAGAACTCTATGTATATCTCTGTGTGAATGTTTATATTGGCTAA
- a CDS encoding thiamine pyrophosphate-dependent enzyme, whose amino-acid sequence MAKKIAEQLIDTLVKSGVERIYAVTGDSLNEVNEAVRKNDQIKWIHVRHEETGAYAAAAEAQLTGRPGCCAGSSGPGHVHLINGLYDAHRSGAPVIAIASTIPTGEFGTEYFQETNTIKLFNDCSYYNEVATTPKQFPRMLQSAIQTAVTRKGVSVIGLPGDLAKASAVAVDSSVRNYPAPPEVCPSEEDLAQLADLLNKHTRITLFCGIGCRGAHEEVIALSEKLNAPVVYTFKGKMEVQYENPYEVGMTGLLGMPSGYYSMHEAEVLLMLGTDFPYSAFLPDDIKIAQIDIKPERLGRRAKVDIGLCGDVKLSIQSLLRMLNPKTDDSFLLKQLKRYEGVKKDLAAYTKDKGGVNKIHPEYVMSEIDKLSSDDAVFTVDTGMTCVWGARYLQATGKRHMLGSFNHGSMANALPQAIGAALAYPDRQVVALCGDGGLSMTLGDLETVVQYKLPIKIIVFNNRSLGMVKLEMEVDGLPDWQTNMLNPDFAQVAEAMGMAGFNVSDPEEVLTTLLNAFELDGPVLVNIMTDPNALAMPPKIEFGQMVGFAQSMYKLLINGRSQEVIDTINSNFKHIREVF is encoded by the coding sequence ATGGCAAAAAAAATAGCAGAACAACTGATAGATACTTTGGTTAAATCCGGAGTTGAACGCATTTACGCCGTGACAGGCGACAGTCTGAATGAGGTAAACGAAGCAGTCAGAAAAAACGATCAAATAAAATGGATACATGTACGTCATGAAGAAACAGGAGCGTATGCCGCTGCTGCAGAAGCACAACTGACCGGCCGACCGGGATGCTGTGCGGGAAGTAGCGGTCCGGGACACGTTCATCTTATCAATGGTTTGTATGACGCGCACCGTTCCGGGGCACCGGTAATCGCCATCGCCTCTACGATTCCTACCGGAGAATTCGGTACGGAGTATTTTCAGGAGACGAATACAATCAAACTTTTTAACGATTGCAGTTATTATAATGAAGTAGCCACTACTCCCAAGCAATTTCCACGTATGCTCCAGTCGGCCATACAAACGGCTGTCACCCGTAAAGGGGTGTCCGTCATCGGACTACCGGGAGACTTGGCAAAGGCTTCTGCCGTTGCTGTCGACTCGTCGGTCCGAAACTATCCTGCCCCACCGGAAGTTTGCCCGTCAGAAGAAGATTTGGCTCAATTGGCTGACTTGCTAAACAAACATACACGTATCACTCTTTTCTGCGGCATTGGTTGCCGGGGAGCTCACGAGGAAGTGATCGCGCTTTCCGAGAAGCTGAATGCCCCGGTGGTATATACTTTTAAAGGAAAAATGGAGGTGCAATATGAGAATCCGTATGAAGTGGGTATGACGGGATTGTTGGGAATGCCTTCGGGATATTACAGTATGCATGAAGCCGAAGTGCTTCTCATGCTCGGCACTGACTTTCCATATTCCGCTTTCCTGCCGGATGATATCAAGATAGCTCAGATTGACATAAAGCCCGAACGCTTGGGACGTCGCGCAAAGGTGGATATCGGACTTTGTGGAGATGTCAAACTTAGCATCCAGTCTTTATTGCGTATGCTGAATCCGAAAACGGATGATTCTTTCTTATTGAAACAACTCAAAAGATATGAGGGAGTAAAGAAGGATTTGGCCGCTTACACCAAAGATAAAGGGGGCGTAAATAAGATTCATCCCGAATATGTGATGTCTGAAATAGACAAACTAAGTTCGGACGATGCTGTGTTTACGGTAGATACGGGAATGACTTGTGTATGGGGAGCACGTTATCTGCAAGCAACAGGCAAACGTCACATGCTGGGGTCTTTCAACCATGGTTCGATGGCAAATGCGTTGCCGCAAGCTATCGGTGCCGCATTGGCTTATCCGGATCGTCAGGTAGTTGCGCTTTGCGGAGATGGCGGATTATCGATGACTTTAGGAGACTTGGAAACTGTTGTACAATATAAGTTGCCGATTAAAATCATCGTATTCAACAACCGTTCATTGGGAATGGTGAAATTGGAAATGGAAGTGGACGGACTGCCGGACTGGCAGACGAATATGTTGAACCCTGACTTTGCCCAAGTGGCCGAAGCAATGGGAATGGCCGGATTTAATGTCAGTGATCCGGAAGAAGTGTTGACTACCTTACTGAATGCATTCGAGTTAGACGGTCCGGTACTTGTTAATATCATGACCGATCCGAACGCACTAGCCATGCCTCCCAAAATTGAATTCGGGCAAATGGTGGGCTTTGCGCAGTCAATGTATAAGTTGTTAATCAACGGCCGTTCACAAGAAGTGATTGATACGATCAATTCTAACTTTAAACATATACGGGAGGTATTTTAA
- a CDS encoding DUF2157 domain-containing protein: MEKTGSSPLSRQALYADKKQWNQFLSIFLLAVGVGFTVAGIIFFFAYNWDELPKFVKLGIVEVLLVASVLLATFTRWNKLVKQILLTGATFLIGTLFAVFGQIYQTGADAYDLFLGWTLFTILWAVAIRFAPLWLTFIGLLCTTIWLYNIQIVSANSWEMTLLANAVTWICALTTIITEWMSVKGHLDRNNRWFVSLLSLATIIHTSFLSMMAICEESAILSVPLISTVLLFSAGLWYGWKVKSLFYLAIIPFAALIILLTTFISQSDLRDVQIFFYGGVIVITGTTLLIYIILHLKKQWYGTEA, translated from the coding sequence ATGGAAAAGACCGGCTCTTCGCCTTTATCCCGACAAGCGCTGTACGCTGATAAAAAACAATGGAATCAATTCCTTTCTATTTTTTTATTGGCAGTGGGCGTTGGTTTTACAGTGGCAGGCATTATCTTCTTTTTTGCCTACAACTGGGATGAATTACCTAAATTTGTAAAGTTAGGAATAGTAGAGGTGTTATTAGTAGCTTCTGTCCTGCTCGCCACATTCACCCGTTGGAATAAGCTCGTCAAACAGATTCTCCTGACCGGGGCTACGTTCCTGATAGGTACGCTTTTCGCCGTCTTCGGACAAATCTACCAAACGGGAGCCGATGCTTACGATCTTTTCCTGGGGTGGACTCTTTTCACCATTCTTTGGGCGGTTGCTATCCGTTTTGCTCCGTTATGGCTGACGTTCATCGGATTACTTTGCACTACGATATGGTTGTACAATATACAGATAGTTAGTGCCAACTCTTGGGAAATGACTTTGTTGGCCAATGCAGTAACCTGGATATGTGCCTTGACAACGATAATCACGGAATGGATGAGTGTAAAAGGTCATTTGGACAGAAACAATCGTTGGTTTGTCAGTCTCCTTTCACTGGCCACTATTATACACACCAGTTTTCTGTCAATGATGGCAATCTGCGAAGAGAGCGCCATATTGTCTGTTCCCCTCATAAGCACCGTCCTTTTATTCTCTGCGGGACTTTGGTATGGATGGAAAGTAAAAAGCCTATTCTATCTGGCTATCATTCCGTTTGCCGCATTAATAATTCTATTGACTACATTCATATCACAAAGTGATCTTAGGGATGTTCAGATATTCTTCTACGGAGGAGTTATTGTTATCACCGGAACAACTTTGCTCATTTACATCATTCTTCATCTAAAAAAGCAATGGTATGGCACAGAAGCATAA
- a CDS encoding DUF4401 domain-containing protein, whose translation MAQKHNLTIQVVSIIGGILTAIFFLGFLALARILRSDISCLIAGSMLILTTLTISRMVVRSFLDAMNITLYIAGCVLIGFGINASTNLLFITLMGISILTFLLSRGFILPFLSVILFNISFFGEAAHVFSSFYPLQIAVVPILALFLFTNIFENKLFECIGTENYFSKYSPFHFGLFVSGIVSLGGLSINYLISEANSWLVSCILSVCIWFGILIMVQRIMQVMKVDHPVNQVGIYILCIVICLPTVFAPYLSGSLLLILICFHYGYKAECAASLLLFIYAVSKYYYDLNLSLLTKSITLFFIGIACIAAWYFFTQKRTRHEKV comes from the coding sequence ATGGCACAGAAGCATAACCTCACTATTCAAGTCGTATCCATTATCGGGGGAATCCTGACGGCTATTTTCTTTTTGGGATTTCTGGCACTTGCCAGAATCCTCCGCTCCGATATTTCTTGCCTGATTGCCGGAAGTATGTTAATTCTCACTACGCTAACAATCAGCCGCATGGTGGTCCGGTCTTTTCTGGATGCAATGAACATCACTTTATACATAGCCGGATGTGTATTGATTGGCTTTGGTATAAATGCCAGCACTAATCTCCTCTTCATTACACTTATGGGAATCAGTATTCTCACATTCTTGCTATCAAGAGGATTTATCCTCCCCTTTCTTTCAGTCATTCTGTTTAATATATCTTTCTTCGGAGAAGCCGCCCATGTCTTTTCTTCGTTTTATCCCTTGCAAATAGCTGTAGTTCCTATCCTTGCACTGTTTCTATTTACCAACATCTTTGAAAACAAGTTGTTTGAGTGTATAGGAACAGAGAATTACTTTTCCAAATACAGCCCATTTCATTTCGGATTATTCGTATCCGGTATCGTCTCACTGGGAGGATTATCAATCAATTATCTGATATCAGAAGCAAATAGTTGGCTTGTGTCCTGCATACTGTCTGTTTGTATATGGTTCGGAATTCTTATCATGGTTCAACGAATCATGCAAGTCATGAAAGTGGATCATCCGGTGAATCAGGTTGGTATCTACATTCTTTGTATTGTTATCTGTCTGCCTACCGTGTTTGCTCCTTATTTATCCGGTAGTTTGTTACTGATTTTAATATGTTTCCATTATGGTTACAAAGCGGAATGTGCTGCCTCGCTCCTTCTCTTTATCTATGCTGTTTCCAAATACTATTATGATTTGAATTTGAGCCTGCTCACCAAATCCATAACGCTTTTCTTCATCGGAATTGCATGTATTGCAGCTTGGTATTTCTTCACTCAAAAAAGAACAAGACATGAAAAAGTATAG
- a CDS encoding GDYXXLXY domain-containing protein produces MKKYSQILIIANLILLLGYFNWSVYQKEQTLKDGQLVLLQLAPVDPRSLMQGDYMRLNYKEASSDLIDEQTDTRGYAILRTDSNQIGEIVRLQNTLEPVNGNELVIKYKIINRRLFLGAESFFFEEGQDTLYQKAVYGGLKVDDKGQSLLVGLYDEDFRQIQPDK; encoded by the coding sequence ATGAAAAAGTATAGCCAAATATTGATTATCGCAAACCTGATACTGCTACTAGGATATTTCAACTGGTCGGTTTATCAAAAAGAGCAGACCTTGAAAGACGGACAGTTGGTCTTGTTACAGCTGGCCCCCGTCGATCCCCGCTCTCTTATGCAAGGAGACTATATGAGACTTAACTACAAGGAAGCCTCATCAGATCTGATAGATGAGCAAACCGACACACGCGGTTATGCCATACTCCGGACGGACAGTAATCAGATAGGAGAAATTGTACGATTACAAAACACTTTGGAACCTGTAAACGGCAATGAGCTAGTCATCAAATATAAAATAATAAATAGACGCCTCTTCCTCGGCGCCGAATCTTTCTTCTTTGAAGAAGGACAGGATACTCTTTATCAAAAAGCCGTATATGGCGGACTGAAAGTAGATGATAAAGGGCAAAGCTTACTCGTGGGATTGTATGATGAGGACTTTCGCCAAATTCAACCTGATAAATAA
- a CDS encoding tyrosine-type recombinase/integrase produces MLKVVTFMKQVARGLQMEGNFGTAHVYRSSLNAIIAYCGKEDFTFHEVSPEWLKGFEVHLRSRGCSWNTVSTYLRTFRAVYNRAVDLRKAPYVPHLFRSVYTGTRADHKRALGEEDMKKVFARLSQVFAGSPSLRKAQELFILMFLLRGLPFVDLAYLRKSDLRDNVITYRRRKTGRTLSVTLTAEAMILVKRYMNRDSSSPYLFSLLKSREGTSEAYREYQLALRTFNRQLMLLGELLGLGDRLSSYTARHTWATTAYYCEIHPGIISEAMGHSSITVTETYLKPFRNKKIDEANRQVIDFVNRAISGLIA; encoded by the coding sequence ATGTTGAAAGTAGTAACGTTTATGAAGCAAGTAGCTCGTGGGCTACAGATGGAGGGAAACTTTGGTACTGCTCATGTATATCGGAGTAGTCTCAATGCCATTATTGCTTATTGTGGGAAAGAGGATTTCACCTTCCATGAGGTGAGTCCGGAGTGGTTAAAAGGATTCGAGGTGCATCTTCGGAGTCGTGGATGCAGCTGGAATACCGTCTCCACTTATTTGCGCACGTTTCGTGCAGTTTATAATCGGGCTGTCGATCTTCGTAAGGCGCCTTATGTGCCTCACCTGTTCCGTTCTGTTTATACCGGTACTCGTGCCGATCACAAACGTGCGCTGGGAGAGGAGGATATGAAAAAGGTATTTGCCAGGTTATCACAGGTTTTTGCCGGTTCTCCGTCATTACGAAAGGCACAGGAATTATTTATCCTTATGTTTTTATTGCGCGGTTTGCCTTTTGTCGATCTCGCCTATTTACGTAAAAGTGATTTACGTGACAATGTGATCACGTATCGCAGGCGTAAGACGGGACGAACTTTGTCTGTGACACTGACTGCGGAAGCAATGATTTTGGTAAAGAGATATATGAATCGTGACAGTTCTTCTCCTTATCTGTTTTCTTTGTTGAAGAGCCGTGAAGGGACCTCGGAAGCTTATCGTGAATATCAGTTGGCATTGCGCACATTCAATCGTCAGTTGATGTTGTTGGGTGAATTATTGGGACTGGGTGATAGATTGAGCTCTTATACCGCCCGCCACACTTGGGCTACGACAGCTTATTATTGTGAGATTCATCCGGGTATTATTTCGGAAGCAATGGGACATTCTTCCATCACTGTGACTGAAACGTATCTAAAGCCTTTCAGGAATAAGAAAATTGATGAAGCTAATAGACAGGTAATTGATTTTGTGAACCGTGCTATTAGTGGATTAATAGCTTGA
- the groL gene encoding chaperonin GroEL (60 kDa chaperone family; promotes refolding of misfolded polypeptides especially under stressful conditions; forms two stacked rings of heptamers to form a barrel-shaped 14mer; ends can be capped by GroES; misfolded proteins enter the barrel where they are refolded when GroES binds) → MAKEILFNIDARDQLKKGVDALANAVKVTLGPKGRNVIIEKKFGAPHITKDGVTVAKEIELSDAYQNTGAQLVKEVASKTGDDAGDGTTTATVLAQAIVAEGLKNVTAGASPMDIKRGIDKAVAKVVESIKDQAETVGDNYDKIEQVATVSANNDPVIGKLIADAMRKVSKDGVITIEEAKGTDTTIGVVEGMQFDRGYLSAYFVTNTEKMECEMEKPYILIYDKKISNLKDFLPILEPAVQTGRPLLVIAEDVDSEALTTLVVNRLRSQLKICAVKAPGFGDRRKEMLEDIAILTGGVVISEEKGLKLEQATIEMLGTADKVTVTKDYTTVVNGAGNKDSIKERCEQIKAQIVATKSDYDREKLQERLAKLSGGVAVLYVGAASEVEMKEKKDRVDDALRATRAAIEEGIIPGGGVAYIRAIDTIDGMKGDNADETTGVEIIKRAIEEPLRQIVANAGKEGAVVVQKVREGKGDFGYNARLDIYENLHAAGVVDPAKVARVALENAASIAGMFLTTECVIVEKKEDKPEMPMGAPGMGGMGGMM, encoded by the coding sequence ATGGCAAAAGAAATATTATTCAATATCGATGCCCGTGACCAATTGAAAAAAGGTGTCGATGCTTTGGCAAATGCAGTAAAAGTAACTCTGGGCCCGAAAGGACGTAACGTTATCATTGAGAAGAAATTCGGTGCTCCGCACATCACAAAAGACGGTGTGACAGTAGCAAAAGAAATCGAATTGTCAGATGCTTACCAGAATACTGGTGCACAGTTGGTAAAAGAAGTAGCTTCTAAGACAGGTGACGATGCTGGTGACGGTACAACTACTGCAACCGTTCTTGCACAAGCTATCGTAGCTGAAGGTTTGAAGAACGTAACTGCCGGTGCTAGCCCAATGGATATTAAACGTGGTATCGACAAGGCTGTTGCCAAAGTGGTAGAATCAATCAAGGATCAGGCTGAAACAGTAGGTGACAACTATGACAAGATCGAACAGGTTGCTACCGTATCTGCAAACAACGACCCGGTAATCGGTAAATTGATTGCTGACGCTATGCGTAAAGTTTCTAAAGACGGTGTAATCACTATCGAAGAAGCAAAAGGTACAGACACTACTATCGGTGTAGTAGAAGGTATGCAGTTCGACCGTGGTTATTTGTCAGCTTACTTCGTGACAAATACAGAAAAGATGGAATGTGAGATGGAGAAACCTTACATCCTGATCTATGACAAGAAGATTTCTAACCTGAAAGATTTCTTGCCTATCCTCGAACCGGCTGTACAAACAGGTCGTCCTCTGTTGGTAATTGCAGAAGATGTAGATAGCGAAGCGTTGACTACATTGGTAGTAAACCGTCTGCGTTCTCAATTGAAGATCTGTGCTGTGAAGGCTCCGGGCTTCGGCGATCGTCGTAAAGAAATGTTGGAAGATATCGCTATCCTGACAGGTGGTGTTGTTATCAGCGAAGAAAAGGGTTTGAAACTGGAACAAGCTACTATCGAAATGTTGGGTACTGCTGACAAAGTTACAGTTACTAAAGACTATACAACTGTTGTAAACGGTGCAGGTAACAAAGACAGCATCAAAGAACGTTGCGAACAGATCAAAGCACAAATCGTGGCAACTAAGTCTGACTATGACCGCGAGAAATTGCAGGAACGTCTGGCTAAATTGTCAGGTGGTGTAGCTGTTCTCTATGTAGGCGCTGCTTCTGAAGTGGAAATGAAAGAAAAGAAAGACCGTGTGGACGATGCTTTGCGTGCAACTCGTGCTGCTATCGAAGAAGGTATCATCCCGGGTGGTGGCGTAGCTTACATTCGTGCAATCGACACAATTGACGGCATGAAGGGTGATAATGCTGATGAAACAACCGGTGTTGAAATCATTAAACGTGCTATCGAAGAGCCACTTCGTCAGATTGTTGCTAACGCTGGTAAAGAAGGTGCGGTAGTTGTTCAGAAAGTACGTGAAGGCAAGGGTGACTTTGGCTATAACGCTCGTCTGGACATTTACGAAAACTTGCACGCTGCTGGTGTTGTAGACCCTGCTAAGGTTGCTCGTGTAGCTTTGGAAAATGCAGCTTCTATCGCTGGTATGTTCCTGACTACCGAATGTGTAATTGTAGAAAAGAAGGAAGATAAACCAGAAATGCCGATGGGCGCTCCCGGAATGGGAGGCATGGGCGGAATGATGTAA
- a CDS encoding co-chaperone GroES: protein MNIKPLADRVLILPAPAEEKTIGGIIIPDTAKEKPLKGEVVAVGHGTKDEEMVLKVGDTVLYGKYAGTELDVEGTKYLIMRQSDVLAVLG, encoded by the coding sequence ATGAACATTAAACCATTAGCAGACAGAGTGCTTATCCTCCCTGCACCTGCAGAAGAAAAAACAATTGGTGGTATCATTATCCCTGATACAGCAAAAGAAAAACCTTTGAAGGGTGAAGTTGTGGCAGTAGGTCACGGTACGAAAGATGAAGAGATGGTATTGAAAGTAGGCGATACAGTTCTTTATGGTAAATATGCCGGAACAGAACTTGACGTTGAAGGTACTAAATATCTTATCATGCGTCAGAGCGATGTTCTCGCTGTTTTGGGTTAA
- a CDS encoding L,D-transpeptidase: MHCINNMNRIASGLIIASCVFYSCTLRTGEISSVHEQQQPDSLSQDTIAHPEVKPVDKKLTAEQIQITKDLLYDQYTLEDTYPYKDTTRQFQWDKIKERLALLENIQLPPSTWAILQNYKNRNGEAPLVKNFKRNAYGRVADTLGIERYQSVPLYLLTDTLVPERYGQDGELTRFIEDGEKFIKAEPIFTGNEWMIPKKYVKVIGDTIVFNKVIFVDRHNQNIASLERSGKGQWLVRSMNPSTTGRHLPPYAQETPLGMFVLQEKKVKMVFLKDGSKETGGYAPYASRFTDGAYIHGVPVNAPRKTQIEYSPSLGTTPRSHMCVRNATSHAKFIYNWAPVNETIIFVLE, encoded by the coding sequence ATGCACTGTATAAATAATATGAATAGAATAGCATCCGGCCTCATCATCGCCTCTTGCGTCTTCTACTCCTGCACTTTGCGTACAGGAGAGATTTCTTCTGTACATGAACAACAACAGCCAGATTCGCTGTCGCAAGATACAATAGCTCACCCCGAGGTTAAACCTGTTGACAAGAAACTCACAGCAGAACAGATACAAATCACCAAAGATTTATTGTATGACCAATATACATTGGAAGACACCTATCCTTATAAGGACACTACCCGGCAGTTTCAATGGGATAAAATCAAAGAACGGCTGGCTTTGCTCGAAAATATACAGTTGCCGCCTTCCACCTGGGCAATTCTCCAGAATTACAAAAACAGGAATGGAGAAGCACCGCTTGTGAAGAATTTCAAAAGAAATGCGTACGGACGAGTGGCAGATACTCTCGGCATAGAACGTTACCAATCCGTTCCGCTTTATTTGTTAACTGACACATTAGTGCCCGAACGCTACGGCCAGGATGGAGAACTAACCCGTTTTATCGAAGATGGAGAAAAATTCATAAAAGCAGAGCCAATCTTTACCGGAAATGAATGGATGATTCCTAAAAAGTATGTAAAAGTAATCGGAGATACGATTGTTTTTAACAAAGTTATTTTTGTAGACCGCCACAATCAGAATATCGCTTCTCTCGAACGTAGCGGAAAAGGTCAATGGCTGGTTCGCAGTATGAATCCTTCCACTACGGGACGTCATCTGCCGCCGTATGCACAGGAGACTCCGTTAGGTATGTTTGTATTACAGGAAAAGAAAGTGAAGATGGTATTTCTAAAAGACGGTTCGAAAGAAACGGGAGGTTATGCTCCTTACGCCAGCCGTTTCACAGACGGAGCCTATATTCACGGAGTACCGGTCAATGCTCCCCGCAAGACGCAGATAGAATACAGTCCGTCATTGGGAACGACACCGCGTTCGCACATGTGTGTGCGGAACGCCACTTCACACGCCAAGTTCATCTATAACTGGGCGCCTGTAAATGAAACTATTATTTTTGTATTGGAATAG